Within Runella rosea, the genomic segment ACCAGACGTAAATCCTATCCGAATGCACCGTTTTCCAATGCAGGCGGTAGTACACGAAGCAATACCAACAGTCGGCCTAACTCCTCAGGATGTTGTATCTTTAAGAGACAAATGCTATGGAGTGATAGACGACGAACTGAAAAAACATCATCTCCCTCAACAGAAGGGAAGCAAAGAGTAATTCGCAAACAAAAAGCAGTCAATCGTTGGCAATTATGCCACAGATTGACTGCCTGTATAGTTTCGCGAATACTCCAGAATGTTTGAAACTGCGCGGTTTGAGGGCGCACGTTCAATTTTGGTCATTAAGCTTTTTATCTCAAGTGTATCGAGATAAAATTCCAATAGCTCTTGGTCGCCGATTAAGGCATCTTCAATGAGCGTGTTTTCTTCATCGGTTGTTTCTTCATAAACATACCGAATGACATCATCTGGGGTAAACGTTTGTATCATATATAGGAACGCGTTTGCTGAGTTGCTTTCGCAGATTAATCAGCGCGTAACGCATTCTCCCCAAAGCCGTGTTGATACTCACTCCTGTGGCATCTGCAATTTCCTGAAAACTCATGTCTTCGTAGTGCCGCATAATGAGCACTTCCCGCTGAGGGTCAGGCAATCGTTGAATCAGTTCGCGTAGGTGTTCATGCGTTTCTTGACGAATCTGGAGCGACTCAATCGAGTCTTCCGAAAAGTCTAACGTATTAAACACGTTGCTTCCGTCTTCAAACACTATCTCGGGGTAGCGTTTGTCGCGCCGAAAATGGTCAATAGCCAAATTGTGAGCAATTCTCAGTATCCACGGCAAAAACTTGCCCTCATCGTTATACTTACCAGATTTAAGCGTTTCAACAGCTTTAACGAAGCTATCCTGCATTAAATCCTCAGCTACGTACTGATCCTTAACAATCAAATAAATAGTGGTGTAAATCTTGGACTTGTGACGCTGAACGAGTTTTTCAAAGGCTTTTTCGTTGCCATGAACGTACAATGAAACCAGATCACTGTCGCTAACTTGGTACTTTTCCATTTCAGTATGTACAATTAGTTAACGTAAATCTTTGTTTCGATATTGTAGCCCCTCGTTGTTTTGGTTGAAGAAAATTATTTTGCGTCTTAACTTTATGACCCAAAGATAAAACAATAAAAATTTATTGTGCAAGCGTTTGCCAAATTTTTTTTAAAGTGTAAGGGAAACACCAAATATAATTCCGAGTATTCTTTGGAAACCAGAATTATTGTCGGTATTACACTTAATCAAGAAAAAATTGTACAGGCAAATTGTTTTATGAAATTCAAGGATATTTATTAAGTATTTTTTCCAATAGAAATTACTTAATAGACCATCGTTGCAGCTCTGCCAAAGTTACTTTGCCTTCATAAATGGCTTTCCCAACAATTACGCCAAAAAGATTCATTTCGGCCAACATCTCGATATCGCCTAAGTTGCTTACGCCTCCGCTGGCAATGATTTTTATGCCAGGACATTGGTCCTGCATATTTCGGTACAATTCAAAAGAAGGTCCCTGAAGCAATCCGTCTTTGGCAACATCTGTACTTATAGTATACTGCGCGCCTTTATCAATCCATTTTTGTACAAAATCATAGACCCATAGTTCGGTTCCTTCCTCCCACCCGCTGACGGCTACGCGCTCATTGCGGGCGTCGGCACCTAAGATGATTTTGTCACCGCCGTAATTTGAAAGCCATTTTTCAAACAAGTCTGGATTTTTTACGGCAATACTCCCACCCGTTACCTGTTTGGCACCAGATTCAAATACTACTCGTAAATCATCCTCTGACTGAACGCCTCCGCCAAAGTCGACA encodes:
- a CDS encoding RNA polymerase sigma factor encodes the protein MEKYQVSDSDLVSLYVHGNEKAFEKLVQRHKSKIYTTIYLIVKDQYVAEDLMQDSFVKAVETLKSGKYNDEGKFLPWILRIAHNLAIDHFRRDKRYPEIVFEDGSNVFNTLDFSEDSIESLQIRQETHEHLRELIQRLPDPQREVLIMRHYEDMSFQEIADATGVSINTALGRMRYALINLRKQLSKRVPIYDTNVYPR
- the hisA gene encoding 1-(5-phosphoribosyl)-5-[(5-phosphoribosylamino)methylideneamino]imidazole-4-carboxamide isomerase — encoded protein: MFHIIPAIDLIEGKCVRLTQGDYEKKKIYNEHPLEVAMQFEDAGLTRLHLVDLDGAKAKKVINWKVLETIATKTKLHVDFGGGVQSEDDLRVVFESGAKQVTGGSIAVKNPDLFEKWLSNYGGDKIILGADARNERVAVSGWEEGTELWVYDFVQKWIDKGAQYTISTDVAKDGLLQGPSFELYRNMQDQCPGIKIIASGGVSNLGDIEMLAEMNLFGVIVGKAIYEGKVTLAELQRWSIK